One Brevibacterium spongiae DNA segment encodes these proteins:
- a CDS encoding DNA-formamidopyrimidine glycosylase family protein, whose amino-acid sequence MPELPEVDALAEFLRRKIVGDFVERIDIAELSLLKTVDPSLDSLAGLEITGTARVGKSLIIEFAGLDLVCRFARAGWLVWHDRVPTAPLKMGKGPLGMRIRLASGAGIDLTEAGTKKNASVALVSDRAEVAALAASGPDALKVDDDQFAVALSTSHGRIKNVLEDQEIIAGIGNAYSDEILHTAKISPFAPADSVDAGRLLAAIHTVLGAAREALIGLPPSKVKAAKKRGFSVHGRTGQPCPVCGSTIAEVSFAEKSLQYCPTCQTGGKKLSDRRMDRLLK is encoded by the coding sequence ATGCCGGAACTGCCAGAGGTCGACGCGCTCGCTGAGTTCCTGCGCCGGAAGATCGTCGGTGACTTCGTCGAACGCATCGACATCGCCGAACTCAGCCTGCTCAAAACCGTTGACCCGAGCCTCGACTCACTCGCCGGTCTCGAGATCACCGGGACCGCTCGCGTCGGCAAGTCCCTCATCATCGAATTCGCCGGCCTCGACCTCGTCTGCCGCTTCGCCCGAGCCGGCTGGCTGGTCTGGCACGACAGGGTTCCGACCGCCCCACTGAAGATGGGCAAGGGTCCTTTGGGGATGCGCATCCGATTGGCCTCAGGGGCGGGCATCGACCTCACCGAGGCGGGAACGAAGAAGAACGCCTCGGTGGCCCTCGTTTCCGATCGCGCCGAGGTGGCCGCCCTCGCCGCGTCCGGACCCGACGCTCTGAAGGTCGATGACGACCAGTTCGCCGTTGCGCTGTCGACCTCCCACGGGCGGATCAAGAATGTCCTCGAGGATCAGGAGATCATCGCGGGCATCGGCAACGCCTACTCCGATGAGATCCTCCATACCGCGAAGATCTCCCCGTTCGCTCCGGCCGACTCCGTCGACGCCGGTCGGCTGCTGGCAGCGATCCACACTGTCCTCGGCGCCGCCCGTGAGGCACTCATCGGCCTGCCGCCAAGCAAGGTCAAAGCCGCGAAGAAGCGCGGATTCTCCGTCCACGGCCGCACCGGTCAGCCTTGTCCGGTCTGCGGGTCGACGATCGCGGAGGTGTCGTTCGCCGAGAAATCGCTGCAGTACTGTCCGACGTGTCAGACTGGCGGGAAGAAGCTCTCGGACCGGCGCATGGACCGGCTGCTCAAATAG
- a CDS encoding catalase, with protein MTQHTDHEYAGHDDKKASTTESGAPRESDAHSLSVGADGPLLLHDVALVEKLARFDRERVPERSPHAKGSGAFGELEITGDVSKYTKADFLQPGKKTPMLARFSTVAGELGSPDSWRDVRGFALKFYTEEGNFDMVGNNTPVFFVRDPMKFPDFIHSQKRTPDSGLRSNNMQWDFWSLSPESAHQVSYLMGPRGLPKSWRHMNGYSSHTYMWVNAEGEKFWVQYHFHTDQGVENMSNEEAGKLAGEDGDVHRRDLFEAIERGDYPSWTFSVQIMPYEEAKDYRFNPFDLTKTWSKKDYPLIEVGRFTLNKNPSNHFAQIEQAAFSPSNTVPGTGLSPDKMLLGRVFSYPDAQRNRIGTNFNQLPVNAPVTKTNSYDKEGQMQYHHSGNAPVYAPNSYGRSYQDEQGPVDNGWESDGELVRSAYSLHSEDDDFGQAHTLVREVYTEEERQGLIETVVGGLSDGVEEPVLSNAIQYWKNIDAEVGAAIEAKVKG; from the coding sequence ATGACGCAACATACAGATCATGAATACGCCGGACACGACGATAAGAAGGCCTCGACGACCGAATCGGGTGCGCCGAGGGAATCCGACGCCCACTCGCTGAGCGTAGGAGCCGACGGTCCGCTTCTGCTCCACGATGTGGCACTCGTCGAGAAACTGGCCCGCTTCGACCGTGAGCGCGTGCCCGAGCGCAGCCCGCACGCGAAGGGCTCCGGCGCCTTCGGCGAGCTCGAAATCACCGGGGACGTCTCCAAATACACGAAGGCGGACTTCCTGCAGCCGGGCAAGAAGACCCCGATGCTCGCCCGCTTCTCCACCGTCGCCGGTGAACTCGGTTCGCCCGACTCCTGGCGCGATGTGCGCGGATTCGCGCTGAAGTTCTACACCGAAGAGGGCAACTTCGACATGGTCGGCAACAACACGCCGGTCTTCTTCGTCCGCGACCCCATGAAGTTCCCTGACTTCATCCACTCGCAGAAGCGCACCCCCGATTCGGGTCTGCGCAGCAACAACATGCAGTGGGACTTCTGGTCACTCTCGCCCGAATCGGCGCACCAGGTCTCCTACCTCATGGGACCCCGCGGTCTGCCGAAGAGCTGGCGCCACATGAACGGCTACTCCTCGCACACCTACATGTGGGTCAATGCCGAGGGCGAGAAGTTCTGGGTCCAGTACCACTTCCACACCGATCAGGGTGTGGAGAACATGAGCAACGAGGAAGCCGGCAAGCTTGCCGGTGAAGACGGTGACGTCCACCGTCGCGACCTGTTCGAGGCCATCGAGCGCGGCGACTATCCGTCCTGGACCTTCAGCGTCCAGATCATGCCGTACGAAGAGGCCAAGGACTACCGGTTCAACCCCTTCGATCTGACGAAGACCTGGTCGAAGAAGGACTACCCGCTCATCGAGGTGGGCCGGTTCACGCTCAACAAGAACCCTTCGAACCACTTCGCACAGATCGAGCAGGCGGCCTTCAGCCCCTCGAACACCGTGCCGGGCACCGGGCTCTCGCCGGACAAGATGCTGCTGGGCCGCGTGTTCTCGTACCCGGATGCGCAGCGCAACCGCATCGGCACGAACTTCAACCAGCTGCCGGTCAACGCCCCTGTCACGAAGACGAACTCGTACGACAAGGAAGGCCAGATGCAGTACCACCACTCGGGTAATGCACCGGTCTACGCCCCGAACTCGTATGGACGTTCTTACCAGGACGAACAGGGTCCGGTCGACAACGGCTGGGAATCCGATGGCGAACTCGTGCGCAGCGCCTACAGCCTGCACTCCGAGGATGATGACTTCGGTCAGGCGCACACCCTGGTGCGCGAGGTCTACACCGAGGAAGAGCGTCAGGGTCTTATCGAGACCGTCGTCGGCGGACTCTCCGACGGAGTCGAAGAGCCGGTGCTGTCGAACGCGATCCAGTACTGGAAGAACATCGACGCAGAGGTCGGCGCGGCCATCGAGGCCAAGGTGAAGGGCTGA
- a CDS encoding HutD family protein, which yields MRALASFADRPAVAWANGAGETTELVSLAGSATLTPGLRPWRLSIARLDRPSPFSPLPTLARTFLPTSEVVLEIDGQERRVGPAEPARFHGSQEVNLVGLAESCFAINLMVDETESGVGDLGDGGGDDVLSMSVGVPIPTHEFRFVLTLHPTPDHPRFCLLALEPDDVLADERSVVGLSGPQSGQ from the coding sequence ATGCGCGCGCTCGCCTCCTTCGCCGACCGACCCGCCGTTGCTTGGGCCAACGGCGCCGGTGAGACCACCGAGCTCGTCTCCCTCGCCGGGTCGGCCACACTCACCCCAGGATTGCGGCCGTGGCGATTGAGCATCGCCCGGTTGGACAGGCCCAGCCCGTTCTCACCCCTGCCCACACTGGCCCGCACCTTTCTGCCCACCAGCGAGGTGGTTCTCGAAATCGACGGGCAGGAGCGCCGGGTGGGCCCTGCCGAGCCTGCACGCTTCCACGGCAGCCAGGAGGTCAACCTCGTCGGATTGGCGGAGAGCTGCTTCGCCATCAACCTCATGGTCGACGAGACCGAATCCGGCGTCGGTGACCTTGGTGATGGTGGTGGTGACGACGTCCTCTCGATGAGCGTCGGGGTGCCGATTCCCACACATGAATTCCGCTTCGTGCTCACCTTGCACCCCACGCCTGACCACCCGCGCTTCTGTCTTCTCGCGCTCGAGCCCGATGACGTTCTTGCCGACGAACGGTCCGTTGTCGGACTCAGCGGACCGCAGTCTGGGCAGTGA
- a CDS encoding flavin-containing monooxygenase, whose translation MAYMIRQGRRAPAHTAPIAPDPSLPKVCIIGAGSSGIAAAKTLYTSAIPFDCFEKGSEIGGTWLFDNPNGQSACYETLQINTSCPRMAFSDFPMPEHYPHYARHDQVFDYFRDYVDHFGFGHTITFNTEVTDVRRGGRGGWDVDITSAAGTETRHYDAVMVANGHHWDARWPDPAYPGEFDGEQIHAHDYRSGDQLEGRDVVVVGAGNSAMDIAVEGSHRARSVNLSIRRGQWVMKKTVMGMATDQVVLPGWAPWWMTSARLRLGALASGGLKRYGLPVPPHTPGQSHPVQSDAIRDRLKAGAVTVRPGIDRLERDRVVFTDGTSAPADLIVWATGYRVSFPFLSSDVVDVENNDLPLWKRMVHPDRPGLFFIGLLQPVGAVMPLSEVQAKLVAKILTGAYELPSRRDMVKQMARDDRRNKKQFYDSPRHTMEVDFDHYLWEIEREMKKRAVAA comes from the coding sequence ATGGCTTACATGATTCGACAAGGTCGTCGCGCCCCGGCCCACACTGCTCCCATCGCTCCGGACCCCTCACTGCCGAAGGTCTGCATCATCGGGGCAGGATCCTCGGGCATCGCCGCGGCGAAGACCCTCTACACCTCGGCCATCCCGTTCGACTGCTTCGAAAAGGGCAGCGAGATCGGGGGCACCTGGCTCTTCGACAACCCCAACGGGCAGAGCGCCTGCTACGAGACGCTGCAGATCAACACCTCGTGCCCGCGCATGGCCTTCTCGGACTTCCCGATGCCCGAGCACTACCCGCACTACGCCCGCCACGATCAGGTCTTCGACTACTTCCGCGACTATGTCGACCACTTCGGATTCGGGCACACCATCACCTTCAACACCGAGGTCACCGATGTTCGCCGAGGCGGCCGCGGCGGTTGGGATGTCGACATCACCTCCGCTGCCGGAACAGAGACCCGGCACTACGACGCGGTGATGGTCGCCAACGGCCATCACTGGGATGCCCGGTGGCCCGACCCCGCTTATCCGGGGGAGTTCGACGGCGAACAGATCCACGCCCACGACTATCGCAGCGGTGACCAGCTCGAAGGACGCGATGTGGTCGTCGTCGGTGCCGGCAATTCGGCCATGGACATCGCCGTCGAAGGCTCCCACCGGGCCCGCAGCGTCAACCTCTCGATCAGACGCGGCCAATGGGTGATGAAGAAGACGGTCATGGGCATGGCGACGGACCAGGTCGTCCTGCCCGGATGGGCACCCTGGTGGATGACCTCGGCCAGGCTGCGCCTCGGTGCGCTCGCCTCCGGAGGACTGAAGAGATACGGACTGCCGGTGCCTCCGCACACCCCCGGCCAGTCCCACCCTGTGCAGTCGGATGCCATCCGGGACCGGCTCAAGGCAGGTGCCGTGACGGTGCGTCCGGGGATCGACCGCCTTGAGCGCGACCGTGTCGTCTTCACCGACGGCACCTCGGCACCGGCCGACCTCATCGTCTGGGCCACCGGTTACCGGGTGTCGTTCCCGTTCCTGTCCTCGGACGTCGTCGACGTCGAGAACAACGACCTGCCGCTGTGGAAGCGGATGGTCCACCCCGACAGGCCGGGACTGTTCTTCATCGGACTGCTCCAACCGGTGGGGGCGGTCATGCCGCTGTCCGAGGTCCAGGCGAAGCTCGTGGCGAAGATCCTCACCGGAGCCTACGAGCTGCCGAGCCGACGGGACATGGTCAAGCAGATGGCCCGCGACGACCGCCGGAACAAGAAGCAGTTCTACGATTCGCCCCGACACACCATGGAAGTCGACTTCGACCACTACCTGTGGGAGATCGAACGGGAGATGAAGAAGAGGGCGGTCGCCGCATGA
- a CDS encoding TetR/AcrR family transcriptional regulator gives MDSPPAQPTPPRRWHGTLRAERDSARRERLLEAALNLYGTIGFRKTSVQALCQESGVSSRSFYELFPTQESLLEELYIELNNEIITALDTLQLASTDTLFASTYRVVDTALAPMLDDERKARVLEVEVVGISESLENRRHLTMRLLAAAISAAVVEFDQAYRVIDETTPTTAEEVPTTVGPTITEEGPGFGLTSLVLVGGITEVLVQRIHTPPGQRTARGDFLTEIAEVVLRAHGIAERQFHSLPLQGP, from the coding sequence ATGGATTCTCCTCCGGCCCAGCCCACTCCCCCACGTCGCTGGCACGGCACCCTGCGGGCGGAGCGAGATTCGGCCCGCCGCGAACGCCTGCTCGAGGCCGCTCTGAACCTCTACGGAACGATCGGGTTCCGCAAGACCTCGGTGCAGGCGCTGTGCCAGGAATCGGGAGTCTCCAGCCGGTCGTTCTATGAGCTCTTCCCGACTCAGGAGAGCCTCCTCGAAGAGCTCTACATCGAACTCAACAATGAGATCATCACCGCCCTCGACACCCTGCAGCTCGCCTCCACGGACACCCTCTTCGCCTCCACATACCGGGTCGTCGACACCGCGCTGGCCCCGATGCTCGACGACGAACGCAAGGCCAGGGTCCTCGAGGTCGAGGTGGTGGGAATCTCCGAATCGCTGGAGAACCGCCGCCACCTGACGATGCGTCTGCTGGCGGCCGCGATCTCCGCCGCCGTAGTCGAGTTCGATCAGGCCTATCGGGTGATCGACGAAACGACGCCGACCACCGCCGAGGAGGTGCCGACCACGGTAGGGCCGACCATCACCGAGGAGGGACCTGGCTTCGGTCTCACCAGCCTCGTCCTCGTCGGCGGGATCACCGAAGTCCTCGTGCAGAGAATCCATACCCCACCCGGCCAGCGGACGGCGAGAGGCGACTTCCTTACCGAGATCGCCGAGGTGGTTCTGCGGGCTCATGGCATCGCCGAGCGGCAGTTCCATTCCCTGCCGCTGCAGGGACCCTGA
- a CDS encoding VOC family protein, whose amino-acid sequence MAIAKQPVVVLDAPDAAELAEFYGKLLDWKVTVEEDGTWAEVTSDSWPPLCVQQVEDYHAPSWPGQAHPQQMHLDVIVDDLDVAEKSVLEIGAGKAPEQPGETFRVFLDPAGHPFCLCKG is encoded by the coding sequence ATGGCTATCGCAAAGCAACCTGTGGTCGTACTCGATGCTCCCGACGCCGCCGAACTCGCAGAGTTCTACGGAAAGCTCCTCGATTGGAAGGTCACCGTCGAGGAGGACGGCACCTGGGCGGAAGTCACCTCCGATTCCTGGCCCCCGCTGTGCGTTCAGCAGGTCGAGGACTATCACGCACCAAGCTGGCCCGGTCAGGCCCACCCGCAGCAGATGCACCTCGACGTCATCGTCGACGACCTCGACGTCGCGGAGAAGTCCGTGCTCGAGATCGGTGCGGGCAAAGCCCCCGAACAGCCCGGCGAGACGTTCCGGGTCTTCCTCGACCCGGCCGGTCACCCGTTCTGCCTCTGCAAGGGATGA
- a CDS encoding aldo/keto reductase — protein sequence MTSRKQIPGTDLSVFPINLGTNTFGWTADEAESHAVLDAFVAAGGNFLDTAESYPAWVPGKTGRESETIIGTWLASRDNRDDVIIATKVGDHPDHKTQDPAYIRTAIDASLERLQTDYVDLYYAHRDDEVTPIAEVARVFDEIVRSGKATHIAVSNYSPARLAAWFAACEDEGLVKPVAIQPQYSLVYRHEYETDLRPVAEKHDLAVFSYFSLAAGFLTGKYRSEADLEGADRGAMVQGYMGAEGLKAVDDLVAIAKSHEVAPTTVALSWLLAKGVTAPIASARTPQQLEALMAAPELELSADEVERLDSASAPFAQEDPS from the coding sequence TTGACGTCACGGAAGCAGATCCCCGGTACCGACCTGTCCGTCTTCCCGATCAACCTCGGCACGAACACCTTCGGCTGGACGGCCGACGAAGCCGAATCCCACGCCGTCCTCGACGCCTTTGTCGCTGCGGGAGGAAATTTCCTCGACACCGCCGAGTCGTACCCGGCCTGGGTGCCCGGGAAGACCGGTCGCGAATCCGAGACCATCATCGGCACGTGGCTGGCCAGTCGTGACAACCGCGATGACGTCATCATCGCCACGAAGGTCGGCGATCACCCCGACCACAAAACCCAGGATCCCGCTTATATCCGCACCGCCATCGATGCCTCGCTCGAGCGGCTGCAGACCGATTACGTCGACCTCTACTATGCCCACCGTGACGATGAGGTGACCCCCATCGCCGAGGTGGCCCGCGTCTTCGATGAGATCGTGCGGTCCGGTAAGGCCACGCACATCGCCGTGTCGAACTATTCGCCGGCCCGCCTGGCCGCGTGGTTCGCCGCCTGCGAGGACGAAGGCCTGGTCAAGCCGGTCGCCATCCAGCCGCAGTACAGCCTCGTCTACCGCCACGAGTACGAGACCGATCTGCGCCCTGTAGCCGAGAAGCACGACCTGGCCGTGTTCTCCTACTTCAGCCTCGCCGCCGGATTCCTCACCGGCAAATACCGCAGCGAGGCCGACCTCGAGGGCGCCGATCGCGGCGCAATGGTCCAGGGATATATGGGCGCCGAGGGCCTCAAGGCCGTCGATGATCTCGTGGCGATCGCGAAGTCCCATGAAGTGGCGCCGACGACCGTGGCGCTGTCGTGGCTGCTGGCCAAGGGAGTGACGGCTCCGATCGCATCTGCCCGGACGCCCCAGCAGCTCGAAGCGCTCATGGCCGCACCCGAGCTCGAACTCAGCGCGGACGAGGTCGAGCGGCTCGATTCGGCCTCGGCACCGTTCGCCCAGGAAGACCCCTCCTAA
- a CDS encoding threonine/serine ThrE exporter family protein — MHEASETTVPAQELLVTIGAGLLAGGISSVDVEDALTGLAPAVGLKSINVAALPKGLFLTVGPGSPTRFERIGPDLRFDQTAKLLDIVDALRSRRLGVEAARRMIDTEVVASAPRWPAWVTYLGALPIGIGLCLLLEPGPVNLAFAAFGSLIVAGVLALNARHPSLGPLLPVASAFIVAVLMLIGYRLDWLESPLRTIVATLALLLPGSAVVTGLTEISAGALSAGSSRLVSATVQLAMFIAGVAGAAVITGTGAEALANSQLTDSTWWLSALGVAAATVGLILYLHTPLEHTVPIVLTIGAAALAQLGIGAQFGAAIGGLAGALTASLVAVVLSRLPRGPIWRISFVPAFLVVAPGSFGLLNASQIEFGNGAGVTGSLLAAGATFFTIAIGTVIGSALAHAAEPKDEIVA, encoded by the coding sequence GTGCACGAGGCAAGCGAAACGACCGTTCCCGCTCAGGAGCTGCTGGTGACCATCGGGGCCGGGCTGCTCGCCGGCGGGATCTCCTCGGTCGACGTCGAAGATGCCCTGACCGGCCTGGCGCCCGCCGTCGGATTGAAATCCATCAATGTCGCCGCCCTGCCCAAGGGGCTGTTCCTCACCGTCGGCCCCGGCAGTCCCACCCGGTTCGAACGCATCGGCCCTGATCTCCGGTTCGACCAGACCGCGAAGCTGCTCGACATCGTCGACGCTCTGCGATCCCGACGCCTCGGCGTCGAAGCAGCCCGACGCATGATCGACACCGAGGTCGTCGCCAGTGCCCCGCGATGGCCCGCGTGGGTGACCTACCTCGGGGCGCTGCCCATCGGCATCGGACTCTGCCTGCTGCTCGAACCGGGACCGGTCAACCTCGCCTTCGCCGCCTTCGGCTCCCTCATCGTCGCCGGCGTCCTGGCGCTCAACGCCAGGCATCCCAGCCTCGGCCCGCTGCTGCCGGTCGCCTCGGCGTTCATCGTCGCCGTCCTCATGCTGATCGGCTACCGACTCGATTGGCTCGAGAGTCCGCTGCGCACGATCGTCGCCACCCTCGCCCTGCTGCTGCCCGGCAGCGCTGTGGTCACGGGTCTCACGGAGATCTCGGCCGGCGCCCTATCGGCCGGCAGCTCACGGCTCGTCTCCGCCACCGTGCAGCTGGCGATGTTCATCGCCGGAGTCGCGGGTGCCGCCGTGATCACCGGAACAGGCGCCGAGGCGCTTGCGAACTCCCAGCTGACCGATTCGACGTGGTGGCTCTCCGCCCTCGGAGTGGCCGCCGCGACCGTCGGCCTCATCCTCTACCTGCACACCCCGCTCGAACACACGGTGCCGATCGTCCTGACCATCGGTGCGGCGGCGCTCGCACAGTTGGGCATCGGTGCCCAGTTCGGTGCCGCCATCGGCGGCCTCGCCGGTGCCCTGACCGCCTCGTTGGTGGCCGTCGTCCTCTCCCGCCTGCCGCGGGGTCCGATCTGGCGGATCAGCTTCGTGCCCGCCTTCCTCGTCGTCGCACCCGGATCGTTCGGGCTCCTCAACGCCTCGCAGATCGAATTCGGCAATGGTGCCGGAGTCACCGGCAGCCTGCTTGCGGCAGGGGCGACGTTCTTCACGATCGCCATCGGCACGGTCATCGGCTCGGCGCTGGCCCATGCGGCCGAACCCAAGGACGAAATCGTCGCCTGA
- a CDS encoding aconitate hydratase codes for MAENVAQKLIRSHLESGELAPGNELGIRIDQTLTQDATGTLVMLELEALGLDRIRTDLSVQYVDHNLLQTDEKNPEDHEFLRSAAGRFGLWFSPAGNGVSHPVHQSRFGKPGATLIGSDSHTCAAGALGMLAIGVGGLEIAMAMAGEPLYISAPQIMGVELTGTLPDWVSAKDVILEMLRRHGVKGGVGKIIEYHGDGLKNLTAMDRHVIANMGAELGATATVFPADDAVRDYLEASDRADDFTRLEADEGAEYDLTDTIDLSQLEPLIAAPSSPGNVTPVREVAGADVFQVVIGSSANPGLRDFAVVAQTLAERQIHEQISLDINPTSREVLADLIAGGWLTSLVGSGARIHQSGCMGCIGMGQAPAVGRNSLRTMPRNFPGRSGTDEDSVWLCSPETAAAAALTGKITDPRDLDMDYPGVRLPKKFSANRKMLVPPLEPEEARKVELVKGSNISTLPDFEPLPDDIDLEILLKVGDNVSTDEIMPAGSRVLPYRSNIPKISEFVYIQVDDTYATRAIEHDGGHAIVGGENYGQGSSREHAVIAPRYLGLRVVVAKSLARIHWQNLANFGVLALEFTDEADYEALSQGDVLAFRGLRDELGKGTTITAEAAGRTFEFSHGLSPRQVEMVLAGGRIPQRAAHLA; via the coding sequence ATGGCCGAGAATGTCGCGCAGAAACTCATCCGATCGCATCTGGAGTCCGGGGAGCTCGCTCCCGGAAACGAACTCGGGATCCGAATCGACCAGACGCTCACCCAGGATGCAACCGGCACTCTGGTCATGCTCGAGCTCGAGGCGCTCGGCCTCGATCGGATCCGCACGGATCTGTCCGTGCAATACGTCGATCACAACCTGCTGCAGACCGATGAGAAGAACCCGGAGGACCACGAGTTCCTCCGCTCTGCGGCGGGACGGTTCGGACTGTGGTTCTCTCCTGCCGGCAACGGCGTCTCCCACCCCGTCCACCAGTCCCGGTTCGGCAAACCCGGGGCCACCCTCATCGGTTCGGACTCCCACACATGCGCGGCCGGGGCGCTGGGAATGCTCGCCATCGGCGTCGGCGGTCTCGAGATCGCCATGGCCATGGCCGGTGAGCCGCTCTACATCAGCGCTCCGCAGATCATGGGCGTCGAACTCACCGGAACACTGCCCGACTGGGTCTCGGCCAAGGACGTCATCCTCGAGATGCTGCGCCGCCACGGCGTCAAGGGCGGAGTCGGCAAGATCATCGAATACCACGGCGACGGGCTGAAGAACCTCACCGCCATGGACCGTCACGTGATCGCGAACATGGGGGCCGAGCTCGGTGCCACCGCCACCGTCTTCCCTGCCGACGACGCCGTCCGCGACTACCTCGAGGCCAGTGACCGCGCCGACGATTTCACCCGACTCGAAGCCGACGAGGGCGCCGAATACGACCTCACCGACACCATCGACCTCTCGCAGCTCGAACCGCTCATCGCCGCACCGTCATCGCCGGGCAACGTCACCCCGGTGCGCGAAGTCGCCGGCGCAGACGTCTTCCAGGTCGTCATCGGCTCCTCCGCGAACCCGGGGCTGCGGGACTTCGCCGTGGTCGCGCAGACTCTGGCCGAGCGGCAGATCCATGAACAGATCTCCCTCGACATCAACCCCACCTCCCGTGAGGTTCTCGCCGATCTCATCGCCGGCGGCTGGCTGACCTCCCTGGTCGGCTCCGGGGCCCGGATCCACCAGTCGGGCTGCATGGGCTGCATCGGGATGGGTCAGGCACCGGCGGTCGGCCGCAACAGTCTGCGCACCATGCCGCGCAACTTCCCCGGGCGGTCCGGCACCGATGAGGATTCGGTGTGGCTGTGTTCGCCGGAGACCGCTGCCGCGGCCGCGCTGACCGGGAAGATCACCGACCCGCGCGACCTCGACATGGACTATCCCGGCGTGCGGCTGCCGAAGAAGTTCTCTGCGAACCGGAAGATGCTCGTGCCTCCGCTCGAGCCGGAAGAGGCGCGGAAGGTCGAACTCGTCAAGGGCTCGAACATCTCGACCCTGCCCGACTTCGAACCGCTGCCCGACGACATCGATCTGGAGATTCTGCTCAAGGTCGGCGACAACGTGTCCACCGACGAGATCATGCCCGCCGGGTCCCGTGTGCTGCCGTACCGGTCGAACATTCCGAAGATCTCCGAGTTCGTCTACATCCAGGTCGACGACACCTACGCCACTCGTGCGATCGAGCATGACGGCGGCCATGCCATCGTCGGCGGAGAGAACTACGGGCAGGGCTCGTCCCGTGAGCATGCGGTCATCGCTCCCCGCTACCTGGGGCTGCGGGTGGTGGTGGCGAAATCTCTGGCCCGTATCCATTGGCAGAACCTTGCGAACTTCGGTGTTCTCGCTCTCGAATTCACCGATGAGGCCGACTACGAGGCTCTGTCCCAGGGCGATGTGCTCGCCTTCCGCGGCCTGCGCGATGAGCTCGGCAAGGGGACGACGATCACCGCCGAGGCGGCCGGTCGGACGTTCGAATTCAGCCATGGCCTTTCGCCTCGTCAGGTCGAGATGGTCCTCGCCGGCGGCCGCATCCCCCAACGCGCCGCCCACCTCGCCTAA
- a CDS encoding SDR family oxidoreductase — protein MSRTRTSRGTVVAITGGARGIGKAIAARLTAAGARVAIGDRDLATVRETGAELGVHAYPLDVTDFDSFTDFLDDVRRDLGPIDVLVNNAGIMWVGGFDEEPESAARAQVEVNLLGVINGIKAAAPAMREAGRGHLITVASAASILPTPGEATYAATKHGVLGYLRAVRAEMRGAGVDISVVMPVVVDTVLAAGTGTGAGPLLRPDDVAGAVVAAAHRPRFEITVPGFIGPVTRVAGLLPQPVRDRVFAAMVPDQVAQVREDARAGYEKAAFTTSRASRTEGQAASAE, from the coding sequence ATGAGCCGGACACGCACATCTCGCGGCACGGTCGTGGCCATCACCGGCGGGGCACGCGGTATCGGCAAGGCGATCGCCGCTCGCCTCACTGCCGCCGGAGCCCGAGTGGCCATCGGCGACCGCGACCTCGCGACCGTACGGGAAACCGGCGCCGAGCTCGGCGTGCATGCCTATCCGCTCGACGTCACCGACTTCGACTCGTTCACGGACTTCCTCGACGACGTCCGCCGCGATCTCGGCCCCATCGACGTGCTCGTCAACAATGCCGGCATCATGTGGGTCGGAGGCTTCGACGAAGAACCGGAGTCGGCAGCTCGCGCGCAGGTCGAGGTCAACCTCCTCGGCGTCATCAACGGCATCAAGGCGGCCGCGCCTGCCATGCGTGAGGCCGGGCGCGGGCACCTCATCACGGTCGCCTCGGCGGCCTCGATCCTGCCCACCCCGGGGGAGGCGACGTACGCGGCGACCAAGCACGGGGTGCTCGGCTACCTCAGGGCGGTGCGCGCGGAGATGCGCGGGGCCGGGGTCGACATCTCCGTGGTCATGCCCGTCGTCGTCGACACCGTCCTGGCCGCGGGAACCGGGACCGGGGCGGGCCCGCTGCTGCGTCCCGATGATGTTGCGGGTGCCGTCGTCGCGGCCGCGCATCGGCCCCGTTTCGAGATCACTGTCCCCGGCTTCATCGGCCCGGTCACCCGAGTGGCCGGCCTGTTGCCGCAGCCGGTCAGGGACCGTGTCTTCGCAGCCATGGTCCCCGACCAGGTGGCGCAGGTGCGGGAGGACGCTCGGGCCGGCTACGAAAAGGCGGCGTTCACGACCTCCCGCGCTTCGCGGACAGAGGGCCAGGCCGCCTCGGCGGAATAG